Genomic window (Methanosphaera sp. WGK6):
AGGTATTGCTATAACACAAATTGTACCTCTGGAAAAAGGATTTATAAATCAAATATCTCATGAATTTGCAAATTATATGACTAAACAAATATCATATATTAAACCACATGGTGCTGGCTGTTATGGAATACTTACTTATAAATCATTGCATGAAAAAGTAAATGGATTTGATGAACATCTTGATTTTGGAGAAGATACTGATTATATTGAAAGAATTGGTAAAATAAGTAGATTTAAAGTACTTTCTAATCCAAGATTACTTGTATCAACAAGAAGACTTGAAGAAGAAGGGTTGAGTGAAATAACTAAAAAATATGCTAAAAGTACTGCAAAACAGATGATGGGTAAAACTGTAACATTAAATGAATTAGATTATAGTTTTGAGCATGGTTCTAATCAAAATAAGAGAATATTTTATTCATTATGTGGAGAAGGTATGGGTCATGCTATAAGAAGTGGTGTTGTAATAGAATACTTAATTAATGAAGGATATGATTTAATTGTATTTGCTAGTAGTCGTGCTTATGATTATTTAAATTCAAAATTTGACAATATTTATGAAATTGGTGGATTTAATACTGTTTATGAAAATAATAGTGTGCGTAATAAAAAAACATTTGTTTATAATATGAAAGAAGTACCTAGTGATTTAAAAAATAATATTCAGAAAATGAATAAATTAGCAAAAAAATTTAAACCAGATTTAATAATATCTGATTTTGAATTTTATGCAAATTTATTATCACATATCCTACGTATTCCTATGATTAGTATAGATAATATGCATGTATTAACTGAAGCTAATTACAGTTCACCTAATAAATATATTAAAGATAGAATATTTAGTGAAGCAGTTGTTCATGCATTTATACAGAAAGCTAATAGAACATTAATTTATTCATATTTCTTCCCTCCTCTTAAAGATACAAAAACAACACAATATATTTATCCAATTATTAGAGATGAGATATATAAATTAAAACCTAGTGTAGGGGAACATGTTCTTGTTTATCAGACAAGTAACTCAAATAATGATTTAATCAAAGTATTAAAATCAAAACCAGATCAAGAATTTATTGTATATGGCTTTTATAAAGATGAACGAGATTCTAATATATTATATAGAAAATTTAATGAAGATGTATTATATAATGACTTTAAAGATGCTAAATGTGTTATAACAAATGGTGGTTTCTCTCTTATAACAGAAGCATTACAATTAGAAAAACCTATTCTTAGCATACCTGTAAATAAACAATTTGAACAAATATTAAATGCAATATACCTAGAACGTTTAGGATATGGAGAACATCATGATCATATAAATCAAAGAATTCTAGAGAATTTTCTTGAAAATGTTCCAAAATATAGACAAAACATAGTTGAAAACTATGAAAAACATGAAAATAATACAGAAACCTTAGAAACATTGAAAACAACTATTGAAGATGTATTGAAATAATAGTATGCTTTTTTTATAGAGTTAAATCAACATCATATATTTTTTCAATATTTTCTTTATGAATAATATATGCATCTTCTTCGGACATTAAACCTTTTTTTATATAATCAAGGGTTCTTCTAGGTACTGTTCTAGGTCCTAACACACGTCCAGGATAATGAGGATTATCCATATAATCCGTTTCCATTAAAAATGTGGGTTTTATATTATTTGAATGTGTTTTCTCCAATACTTCTTTTATTAACTTTTTACTTGCATTTACAGATGATGTTATACCATGTGTTTCACTTGGTAAAACTTCTGAATTTGAATAATGTTTAATAATTTTATAGGATGATATTTTTGTTTTCTTTGCTAAATCATATAATTCATTATATGTATTAGCATTTGCTTCTTCCATATGTAATTGTACTGGACAATCAATATCACTTGCCAAGTTTAGTGCATATTCTAATATTTTGTTATGTTCATCAAGTATTTCTTTATTTACAGGATAATGTGGTCTTCCTATTTCACCTATTGCTACTGCTTTTTTATCTAACACATATTTTTTAGCAAGTTCTAAGTTTTCAAACATTACTTTTTTAGCTTTTTTAATAGAGTAACCTTCTTTAATCATTTTATCATATGCTATTGGATGAATTCCTAATATTGCAAATGCTTGAACTGGTGTTTCATTGTTTATTTTTTCAACTGATTTTATTGTTATTTGCATTGCTTTTTTATGATTATTTGGTTCGGTTGGATTTAAATCCCATGTTGGTAAGTTGGGGACAAACATTGTTGTTCCACCAGATCTGTTAAATAACATTGCTGTTTTAACTGGTCCTAGAGCACCTATTGGATTTACATGAATATGATTATCAGTAATTGGTATTGACATATTATTATAATTTGAATATACTGTTTAAAATAATGATTAGTACATACATATTATTTTTTTAGCAAGATTTGATTTGAAAAAAAAAGATAGAAATAGTTAAATATTTATTTTTTTAGATGTTCAAGTAATGGTTTTTCGAAGGATTCGTAAGAAGGTGTTTTTCCAGTGAATATTTCAAATGCTATTATTCCCTGATTTATTAGCATATGTGTTCCAGGTATTGTCTGAGCACCGTTTATTTTTGCTTGTTTTAGAAGATTTGTTTCAAGTGGATTATATATAATATCCATTACTGTATGTTGTGTACTTATATTATTTGTATCTATTGGAGGTTCTACATCATGATTTGGATACATTCCTATAGGTGTTGTATTTATTATTATATCCACATCATTTATAACCTCATTTGTTTTAGCTATTGGTTGATATGATATATTTTGGAATTTTGTTTCATTTATCAAATTTTTCATTAGTTTATCAACATTTTCTTTACTTCTATTTGCAATTACTAAGTCATCAATTCCTTCATTTATTAATGTAAATGTTATTGCCTTTGAGGCACCTCCTGCTCCTATAACAAGTACTTTTTTATTTTTTAGATTAGTGTATTTTTGTATTGATTTAATTGCTCCTAATCCATCAGTATTATATCCCTTTGCAATTCCATCTTTAAAACTAATTGTGTTTACTGCATTAATTCTTCTTGCTGTTTCATCAATTTCATCAAGATAAGGTATGATTGTTGTTTTATGAGGGATTGTTACATTTAATCCTTTTATATTCATTGTTTTTGCTGCGGTGATTATGTTTTTAACATCTGCTGGTTGTACGTGAAATGGAACATATTTATAATCCATATTCATTTGAGTATATGCATTATTATGCATAGGTGGTGAAAAGCTATGTTCTATTGGATGACCTATCACTCCAGTTATTAATGTTTTTCCAGTTATCATAGAAAATCTCCTTTTTTAAATTGAAAAATTATTATATAATAAAATATATATCTTTTATATAATTTGTAGATAATTATTAAATCTCTATTTAAATAATTAGTTAGTTTTAAATTTATTGAATTAATTATTTGGATAGATGTTTACTATTATTATATAGATTGTCGTGAAAATTAATTTATTATTTAGTACATTATTCATAATTATTTTAAAAAGTTTTTATAATTTAAAGGATATTTGTATGCTTTTTTATATGATAAGTTAATTTAATAAATTATTTTATTACATTAGTTTATTTATTCCTAATTTAATTATTATGTGTGATTATTCTAATATATTTAAAATAATTTAGGGGAAAATAACAGTGATTAGTAGTTAGTAGGAAGTAATAATTTATGGAATTTAAGAAACCAAGAGGAACTCGTGACTTTTTATTTGAAGATATGGAAGAACGTAAATATGTTGAAAATACTATTAGAACAGTAGTTGAAAATTATGGATTTAAAG
Coding sequences:
- a CDS encoding MJ1255/VC2487 family glycosyltransferase, with the protein product MKISIIIPTYNEEEFLPNLLKSISRQNFNDLEVIIADAHSTDKTIEIAKSYNCKIVPGGLPGIGRNNGARVAQGELLLFLDADSVLTNNYITSAIEEFELHNLGIAITQIVPLEKGFINQISHEFANYMTKQISYIKPHGAGCYGILTYKSLHEKVNGFDEHLDFGEDTDYIERIGKISRFKVLSNPRLLVSTRRLEEEGLSEITKKYAKSTAKQMMGKTVTLNELDYSFEHGSNQNKRIFYSLCGEGMGHAIRSGVVIEYLINEGYDLIVFASSRAYDYLNSKFDNIYEIGGFNTVYENNSVRNKKTFVYNMKEVPSDLKNNIQKMNKLAKKFKPDLIISDFEFYANLLSHILRIPMISIDNMHVLTEANYSSPNKYIKDRIFSEAVVHAFIQKANRTLIYSYFFPPLKDTKTTQYIYPIIRDEIYKLKPSVGEHVLVYQTSNSNNDLIKVLKSKPDQEFIVYGFYKDERDSNILYRKFNEDVLYNDFKDAKCVITNGGFSLITEALQLEKPILSIPVNKQFEQILNAIYLERLGYGEHHDHINQRILENFLENVPKYRQNIVENYEKHENNTETLETLKTTIEDVLK
- the aroE gene encoding shikimate dehydrogenase, producing the protein MITGKTLITGVIGHPIEHSFSPPMHNNAYTQMNMDYKYVPFHVQPADVKNIITAAKTMNIKGLNVTIPHKTTIIPYLDEIDETARRINAVNTISFKDGIAKGYNTDGLGAIKSIQKYTNLKNKKVLVIGAGGASKAITFTLINEGIDDLVIANRSKENVDKLMKNLINETKFQNISYQPIAKTNEVINDVDIIINTTPIGMYPNHDVEPPIDTNNISTQHTVMDIIYNPLETNLLKQAKINGAQTIPGTHMLINQGIIAFEIFTGKTPSYESFEKPLLEHLKK
- a CDS encoding TatD family hydrolase, with product MSIPITDNHIHVNPIGALGPVKTAMLFNRSGGTTMFVPNLPTWDLNPTEPNNHKKAMQITIKSVEKINNETPVQAFAILGIHPIAYDKMIKEGYSIKKAKKVMFENLELAKKYVLDKKAVAIGEIGRPHYPVNKEILDEHNKILEYALNLASDIDCPVQLHMEEANANTYNELYDLAKKTKISSYKIIKHYSNSEVLPSETHGITSSVNASKKLIKEVLEKTHSNNIKPTFLMETDYMDNPHYPGRVLGPRTVPRRTLDYIKKGLMSEEDAYIIHKENIEKIYDVDLTL